In the genome of Hymenobacter cellulosivorans, one region contains:
- a CDS encoding oxidoreductase — MATTPKHWFITGVSTGFGAALAELLLEKGDKVAATFRQQEQADEFTQKAGENGRGFVVEVTDEAQVKRGIAAAIAHFGHLDVIVNNAGYGSLGSIEEIDAAEVQRQFDVNVFGPLHVLRAVLPHLRERRSGHVLNITSIGGLKTFPGVGVYNASKFALEAIGESLAQQVAPLGIKVTNIEPSGFRTDWAGRSANVVTTGIEDYQATVGENLKGIQGYSGRQPGDPQRAAQIMYDLVREENPPLHLPLGKAAVKGARDKFANLVKELEAVASLGDSADFPEGQ; from the coding sequence ATGGCTACCACCCCCAAACACTGGTTTATTACCGGCGTCAGCACCGGTTTCGGAGCGGCCCTGGCCGAGCTGCTGCTCGAAAAAGGCGACAAAGTAGCCGCTACCTTCCGCCAGCAGGAGCAAGCCGACGAGTTCACCCAAAAAGCCGGCGAAAACGGCCGCGGCTTCGTGGTCGAAGTAACCGACGAAGCCCAGGTCAAGCGGGGCATTGCCGCCGCCATTGCCCACTTCGGTCACTTGGATGTCATTGTCAACAATGCAGGCTACGGCTCGTTGGGCAGCATCGAGGAAATCGACGCGGCTGAGGTGCAGCGGCAGTTCGACGTCAACGTATTCGGGCCTTTGCACGTGTTGCGGGCCGTATTGCCCCACCTGCGGGAACGGCGCAGTGGCCACGTGCTCAACATTACCAGCATCGGCGGCCTGAAAACCTTCCCCGGCGTGGGCGTTTACAACGCCAGCAAGTTTGCCCTCGAAGCCATTGGCGAAAGTCTGGCCCAGCAGGTGGCTCCGCTTGGCATCAAGGTTACCAACATCGAACCCAGCGGCTTCCGCACCGATTGGGCCGGCCGTTCGGCTAATGTCGTCACCACCGGTATCGAGGACTATCAGGCCACGGTGGGCGAAAACCTGAAGGGCATTCAGGGCTACAGCGGCCGGCAGCCCGGCGACCCGCAGCGTGCCGCCCAGATTATGTATGACCTGGTACGAGAGGAAAATCCGCCCCTGCACCTGCCCCTGGGCAAAGCTGCCGTCAAAGGGGCCCGGGACAAGTTTGCTAACCTCGTGAAAGAACTGGAAGCCGTGGCCAGCCTCGGCGACTCGGCCGACTTCCCGGAAGGCCAGTAG
- a CDS encoding TonB-dependent receptor, which produces MNLKPYLLLLLGFVLFTNGQFAAAQGVTTAAMKGVVLDAKGEPLPGATVVAVHVPTGTPYGTATRSNGQFDLLNLRVGGPYELKVSFVGYTAYSQSNIQLALGKTFEANVTLAEEGRTLDEVVVKGNRDGLINKDRTGASTNINNGAIRTLPTISRSQEDFTRLTPQSSGLSFGGRNSLYNNFSLDGSIFNNSFGLDAPTPGGQTNSQPVSLDAIEQLEVSLAPYDVRQGGFTGAGVNAVTKSGTNDFKGTVYTFLRNESLIGEKVGDVTVRNPDLKFNQTGFSLGGPIIKNKLFFFTNAEITRRDDPGLTFRPAQNAAEATAALNGQLDGVSRVLESDLIAIRQRLLSVYGYDPGTYQDFKYRTSSDKLLLKLDWNISANNTFSVRYNFLQSFREQGPHPIAIAPSSRVQGVNTLQYSNSGYTINNGLNSVVGELNSRFGEKFSNKAQLSFSAFRDVRDLPDAKLFPQIDITKNGTTYVSVGTEQFSANNELKQNITQFTDNLSYFAGAHVLTAGLTYERFSFFNAFNLARYGYPFFGGLDIDQFYKVTDPTNKADFVDLNALATAGGRRPVKGVDVNVAQLGLYAQDEWNVTPDFKLTLGVRADMPIYDTKVPANTQILNAPLRDSNGQPAQVDVTQFPKATPLFSPRLGFNYALNQNTYTTQLRGGSGIFTGRIPFVWISNQASNSQFDAGGYTFQINGTARDFKFPQVWRSNLAIDQQLPGGIVATLEAIYSKDRNAAIHRNYNFVTPTERLQGTDNRLIYPASGPRITPTFKGPDGQDSFLDAGVIVLENTNKGYQYSLTGQLKKDFANGLYLTAAYTYSKAKDVTSNPGEIAADAYQRNPVVGNANDPQLAYSDFGLQHRIIGAAGKRFAYADDKLATTISFFFEAAQGNRFSYTYAGDLNRDGIVGNDLLFVPASQNQINLVDIRDAQNNVLVTAAQQWSQLNAYIEQDDYLSSRRGQYTERNGAISPWYTQLDSKLLQDFSVKTGAKKHTLQLSFDVQNLGNLLNADWGVRRVFANNRFIETAYPAATPDAPTFQFRGGNQTFINNTDLNSRWRAQVGLRYILD; this is translated from the coding sequence ATGAATCTGAAACCCTATTTACTGCTGCTGTTAGGCTTTGTGCTTTTCACTAACGGCCAGTTTGCCGCCGCCCAGGGCGTGACTACCGCCGCCATGAAGGGCGTAGTGCTCGACGCCAAAGGGGAGCCCCTGCCCGGCGCCACCGTCGTTGCCGTCCATGTGCCCACCGGTACGCCCTACGGCACGGCTACCCGCTCCAACGGTCAGTTTGACCTGCTCAACCTGCGCGTGGGCGGCCCCTACGAACTCAAGGTTTCCTTCGTGGGCTACACGGCTTACAGCCAAAGCAACATCCAACTGGCTCTGGGCAAAACCTTCGAAGCCAACGTGACCCTGGCTGAGGAAGGCCGCACCCTGGACGAAGTGGTGGTAAAAGGCAACCGCGACGGGCTCATCAACAAGGACCGGACCGGGGCTTCGACCAACATCAACAACGGCGCCATCCGGACCCTGCCCACCATCAGCCGCTCCCAGGAGGACTTCACTCGCCTCACCCCGCAAAGCAGCGGCCTGAGCTTCGGGGGGCGCAACTCGCTTTACAACAACTTCTCCCTCGACGGCTCGATCTTCAACAACTCCTTCGGCCTAGACGCGCCCACGCCCGGCGGGCAAACCAACTCCCAGCCCGTCTCGCTCGACGCCATTGAGCAGCTCGAAGTAAGCCTGGCCCCCTACGACGTGCGCCAGGGCGGCTTTACCGGAGCCGGCGTGAATGCCGTAACCAAAAGCGGCACCAATGACTTTAAGGGCACGGTCTACACTTTTCTGCGCAACGAAAGCCTGATTGGCGAGAAAGTCGGCGACGTGACCGTGCGCAACCCCGACCTGAAGTTCAACCAGACTGGCTTTTCCCTGGGTGGCCCGATTATTAAGAACAAGCTGTTCTTCTTTACCAACGCTGAAATAACCCGGCGCGACGACCCGGGCCTCACGTTTCGGCCCGCCCAGAATGCGGCCGAAGCCACTGCCGCCCTCAACGGGCAGCTCGACGGGGTAAGCCGGGTGCTGGAAAGTGACCTGATTGCCATTCGTCAGCGCCTGCTAAGCGTGTACGGCTACGACCCAGGCACTTACCAGGATTTCAAATACCGTACTTCCAGTGACAAGCTGCTGCTTAAGCTCGACTGGAATATCAGCGCCAACAATACTTTCTCGGTGCGCTACAACTTCCTGCAGAGCTTCCGCGAGCAGGGTCCGCACCCCATTGCCATTGCGCCTTCCTCCCGGGTGCAGGGCGTGAACACGCTGCAATACTCCAACTCGGGCTACACTATTAACAACGGCCTGAACTCGGTGGTGGGCGAACTGAACTCCCGCTTCGGGGAAAAGTTTAGCAACAAGGCCCAGCTTAGCTTTTCGGCCTTCCGCGACGTGCGCGACCTGCCCGACGCTAAGCTGTTTCCGCAGATTGACATTACCAAAAACGGCACGACCTACGTGAGCGTGGGCACCGAGCAGTTTTCGGCCAATAACGAGCTGAAGCAGAACATTACCCAGTTTACCGACAACCTGAGCTACTTTGCCGGGGCCCACGTGCTGACGGCCGGCCTGACGTACGAGCGGTTCAGCTTCTTCAATGCCTTCAACCTGGCCCGCTACGGCTACCCCTTCTTCGGCGGCCTCGACATTGACCAGTTTTACAAGGTAACGGACCCGACCAATAAGGCTGATTTTGTGGATTTGAATGCCTTGGCTACCGCCGGGGGCCGTCGGCCCGTGAAGGGCGTCGACGTAAATGTGGCTCAGCTGGGACTCTACGCCCAGGACGAGTGGAACGTAACGCCCGACTTCAAGTTGACCCTGGGCGTGCGGGCTGATATGCCGATTTATGACACCAAGGTGCCGGCTAATACTCAAATCCTCAACGCCCCGCTGCGTGACTCCAACGGCCAGCCAGCTCAAGTCGACGTGACGCAGTTTCCGAAGGCCACGCCGCTGTTTTCGCCCCGCTTGGGCTTCAACTACGCCCTCAACCAGAACACCTACACGACCCAGCTGCGCGGCGGCTCAGGTATTTTCACCGGCCGTATTCCGTTCGTGTGGATCAGCAATCAGGCTTCCAACTCGCAGTTTGACGCCGGTGGCTACACCTTCCAGATCAACGGTACGGCCCGCGACTTCAAGTTTCCGCAGGTGTGGCGCTCCAACCTGGCCATCGACCAGCAACTGCCTGGCGGCATTGTGGCTACGCTGGAAGCCATTTATTCAAAGGACCGCAACGCCGCTATTCACCGCAACTACAACTTCGTAACGCCCACTGAGCGTCTGCAAGGCACCGACAACCGCCTGATTTACCCGGCATCTGGCCCGCGCATCACACCGACCTTCAAAGGTCCTGATGGACAGGACAGCTTCCTCGACGCGGGTGTGATTGTGCTCGAAAACACCAACAAGGGCTACCAGTACAGCCTGACCGGCCAGCTCAAGAAGGACTTCGCCAACGGCCTATACCTGACGGCAGCTTACACGTACTCCAAGGCCAAGGACGTTACCTCAAACCCCGGCGAAATTGCCGCCGATGCCTATCAGCGCAACCCCGTGGTGGGCAATGCCAACGACCCCCAGCTGGCCTACAGCGACTTTGGCCTGCAGCACCGCATCATTGGGGCCGCCGGGAAGCGCTTTGCCTATGCCGACGACAAGCTGGCCACGACTATCAGCTTCTTCTTCGAAGCGGCCCAGGGCAACCGGTTTTCCTACACCTACGCCGGCGACCTGAACCGCGACGGTATCGTGGGCAACGACCTGCTGTTTGTGCCCGCCTCCCAGAACCAGATCAACCTGGTCGACATCCGCGACGCTCAGAACAACGTGCTGGTAACGGCCGCCCAGCAGTGGAGCCAGCTCAACGCCTATATCGAGCAGGACGACTACCTGAGCTCCCGCCGCGGGCAGTACACGGAGCGCAACGGCGCCATCAGCCCCTGGTATACCC